A stretch of the Veillonella parvula DSM 2008 genome encodes the following:
- a CDS encoding GerMN domain-containing protein, producing MKLRKQVLSILCVGMLAFVVGCTHEQAPTTGKSEPTQETKVNKDAETSKVSQEKVKMAFFVPTEDGSGVKQTTVEIEANKVTPKAALLAMLNADRAQKYPVFSKDIEITSVTVKDGIASVEVNDAFVKGNGGDLTVKLQMAAIVNTLTSFDNINGVLFVNNGKKVPTVGSFDTKEPVKRMTNLIKK from the coding sequence ATGAAATTACGTAAACAAGTTCTATCGATTCTCTGTGTAGGTATGCTGGCATTTGTAGTGGGTTGTACACATGAACAAGCTCCTACAACAGGTAAAAGTGAACCTACGCAAGAGACGAAAGTCAATAAGGATGCAGAAACAAGTAAAGTATCTCAAGAAAAGGTTAAGATGGCCTTCTTTGTTCCTACGGAGGATGGTTCTGGGGTAAAACAAACTACCGTTGAGATAGAGGCGAATAAAGTTACGCCTAAAGCAGCTCTTTTAGCAATGTTAAATGCTGATAGAGCACAAAAATATCCAGTCTTCTCTAAGGATATTGAAATTACATCTGTTACTGTAAAAGATGGTATTGCTTCTGTTGAAGTAAATGATGCATTCGTAAAGGGTAATGGCGGAGACTTAACTGTTAAGTTACAAATGGCTGCTATTGTAAATACATTGACATCCTTTGATAATATTAATGGTGTTCTATTCGTCAATAATGGTAAAAAGGTGCCAACTGTAGGTTCCTTTGATACTAAAGAACCTGTTAAGAGAATGACGAATCTAATTAAAAAATAA
- the acpS gene encoding holo-ACP synthase — translation MKLGNDIIEIDRIRQAIEKSSSFKARVYTIHEIEYCKSRNKGCYESFAGIYAAKEAFIKALGTGMRHGSWQDIEIYHDEWGAPLIRLQDTFKDIYETSGYTDIHVSISHCKDYAMSTVILEGA, via the coding sequence ATGAAATTAGGGAATGATATTATAGAGATTGACCGTATACGTCAAGCTATAGAGAAATCAAGTTCATTTAAAGCGCGCGTTTATACGATTCATGAGATTGAATATTGTAAAAGTCGGAATAAAGGATGCTACGAATCCTTTGCAGGTATATATGCTGCAAAAGAGGCTTTTATTAAAGCTTTAGGCACAGGGATGAGGCATGGATCATGGCAAGATATAGAGATTTATCATGATGAATGGGGCGCACCCTTAATTCGTTTACAAGATACTTTCAAAGATATTTACGAAACATCAGGTTATACTGATATTCATGTATCGATTAGTCATTGCAAGGATTATGCAATGAGTACAGTTATACTTGAAGGAGCATAA
- the tsaE gene encoding tRNA (adenosine(37)-N6)-threonylcarbamoyltransferase complex ATPase subunit type 1 TsaE, giving the protein MKDKVQVHLKTHTVEDTQQFGQLLGEWVKHNGHPLCIALIGDLGTGKTHLSQGIAKGFGVTEEITSPTFAIMNTYDVNRTHLYHFDVYRLEDISELENIGFYEYTEDCVSIVEWADKFVHELPDETLWIHLTRIDDTSRSITLTSDYLTTGDLVEIGGPYVVGD; this is encoded by the coding sequence ATGAAGGATAAGGTACAGGTTCATTTAAAGACTCATACAGTAGAAGACACACAACAATTTGGCCAATTATTAGGCGAATGGGTTAAACATAATGGGCATCCTCTTTGTATAGCACTCATTGGTGACTTGGGGACAGGAAAAACACATTTGTCGCAAGGCATTGCAAAGGGCTTTGGAGTTACTGAAGAAATTACAAGTCCCACCTTTGCCATCATGAATACCTATGATGTGAATAGAACTCATTTATATCATTTTGACGTATATCGCTTGGAAGATATTAGTGAACTGGAAAATATTGGATTTTATGAATATACAGAAGACTGCGTATCCATTGTAGAATGGGCAGATAAATTCGTTCATGAATTGCCTGATGAAACGCTATGGATTCATTTAACACGTATTGATGATACAAGTCGTTCCATTACATTAACTAGTGATTACCTTACAACGGGTGATTTAGTAGAAATAGGAGGCCCATATGTGGTTGGGGATTGA
- the thiL gene encoding thiamine-phosphate kinase, giving the protein MQLKDVGEFNFIRQIQNNTIYNPNTVVYGIGDDCAIYKTEQNTEQLISTDTMVEGIHFSFHYMTPYDVGYRLMTANLSDVAAMGGIPRQIVLSLAVSDHIDTAILDEIYRGIKDQCMRYQLNILGGDTVRTEGPMVWTVTIIGEIPKGTAVMRSGAKVGDVVGLTNYVGYAATGLGALSYNLVGYDMTKVGHQRPEPQIELGQKLRLLGIHSMNDISDGLGSELNEIAVASNVSIVFEEQAIPLHEETYELAKHLQTNPVDYALYGGEDFQLVFTAPKSLLSELEKLAGITLIGEVLSGPPRVQMVTLDKTIKTIEAKGYNHFHEG; this is encoded by the coding sequence ATGCAATTAAAAGATGTTGGGGAATTTAATTTCATTCGTCAAATTCAAAATAACACGATTTACAACCCTAATACCGTAGTGTACGGTATTGGTGATGATTGCGCTATTTATAAAACTGAACAAAATACAGAGCAATTGATAAGCACTGACACAATGGTAGAAGGTATTCATTTTAGCTTTCACTATATGACGCCCTATGATGTAGGGTATCGTCTTATGACGGCTAATTTGAGTGATGTTGCGGCTATGGGTGGCATTCCTAGACAAATTGTATTATCTCTTGCTGTATCAGACCATATTGATACAGCAATTCTTGATGAAATTTATAGGGGAATTAAAGATCAATGTATGCGGTATCAACTCAATATATTGGGTGGAGATACGGTACGTACGGAAGGCCCCATGGTTTGGACCGTAACAATTATCGGAGAGATTCCTAAAGGTACTGCGGTTATGCGAAGTGGTGCGAAAGTAGGAGACGTTGTTGGTCTTACAAACTATGTAGGCTATGCAGCTACAGGTTTAGGTGCGTTATCATATAATTTAGTAGGCTATGATATGACCAAAGTGGGGCATCAACGTCCTGAACCACAGATTGAATTGGGGCAAAAATTGCGACTGCTTGGTATACATAGTATGAATGACATTAGCGATGGACTAGGTAGTGAATTGAATGAAATCGCTGTAGCTAGTAATGTTTCCATTGTATTTGAAGAGCAAGCAATCCCTTTACACGAGGAGACTTACGAATTAGCTAAGCATTTACAAACTAATCCAGTAGATTATGCTTTGTATGGTGGAGAAGACTTTCAGTTAGTCTTTACAGCGCCAAAATCACTACTTTCGGAATTGGAAAAGCTAGCAGGCATTACGTTGATTGGGGAAGTTTTATCTGGCCCTCCTCGGGTTCAAATGGTAACACTTGATAAAACGATTAAGACCATAGAAGCGAAAGGATATAATCATTTTCATGAAGGATAA
- a CDS encoding ComEC/Rec2 family competence protein yields MTNRIQRFIAFLLVLCIPIFAIAGCTNKDVANAANQVTTNANGAYSIDTKTTTPEGKLDVYMLDIGQGDAILLKVGDEYSMIDTGDIEHRENIVAQLKAMGVTKLKNIIITHPHADHMGGFYAIVKAMPIEHVYDDGIAVDNNMYKTYEKWIEKNKIQRTTLRSGDVVDFGHGAVFVVYAPWVEPLTDKKGETDLNNNSIVGKLIFGKFSMLFTGDAELQEEKKLIKEQNSRLFSRILKVGHHGSRTSSSEDFLKSIKPESALISNGMYNKYGHPHDVTLRRLQENNIAIYRTDTMGRIHISTDGNEWQITTER; encoded by the coding sequence ATGACAAATAGAATACAACGATTTATAGCTTTCTTGCTAGTATTATGTATTCCTATCTTCGCCATTGCAGGATGCACAAATAAGGATGTAGCAAATGCAGCAAATCAGGTAACCACTAATGCTAATGGGGCTTACTCTATCGATACTAAGACGACTACTCCTGAAGGCAAGCTAGATGTATATATGCTAGATATTGGTCAGGGGGATGCTATATTGCTTAAGGTAGGCGATGAGTATAGCATGATTGATACTGGTGATATAGAACATCGTGAAAATATTGTGGCCCAACTTAAAGCTATGGGTGTAACGAAGTTAAAAAATATTATTATCACGCATCCTCATGCTGATCATATGGGTGGTTTTTATGCTATTGTAAAGGCTATGCCTATTGAACATGTATATGATGATGGTATTGCTGTTGATAATAATATGTACAAAACCTATGAAAAATGGATTGAGAAAAATAAAATTCAACGAACTACTTTGAGAAGTGGAGATGTAGTTGATTTTGGACATGGTGCTGTCTTTGTAGTATATGCTCCTTGGGTTGAACCTTTGACTGATAAAAAAGGAGAGACAGATCTTAATAATAATTCTATTGTAGGTAAATTAATCTTCGGTAAATTTTCTATGCTCTTTACGGGTGATGCTGAATTACAAGAAGAGAAAAAACTTATAAAAGAGCAGAATTCTAGATTGTTTTCTCGTATTCTTAAGGTAGGTCATCACGGTTCTCGTACAAGTAGCTCTGAAGATTTTTTGAAATCTATTAAGCCTGAAAGTGCATTAATTTCAAATGGCATGTATAATAAGTATGGTCATCCTCACGATGTGACATTACGTCGTTTACAGGAAAATAATATTGCTATTTACCGTACAGATACGATGGGGCGTATTCATATTAGTACGGATGGGAATGAATGGCAAATTACAACTGAACGATAG
- a CDS encoding N-acetylmuramoyl-L-alanine amidase family protein, giving the protein MRKLFLMCLAVLMAIPLLLTQAKAANLEDARWVTRTDAPVPYVRIVMDLSAPIKASASISKDGKTTTVTLKNTKLKTAKENISMDSAIASSAKLSQDGRDVKVTIKTPSSIDTSDVKVFSLKKDTVNKKPYRIVVDVQKKGAVAKPAYYGKKPSQSAHPAKNVPTESGKYSTSGGLSGKTITIDPGHGGSDSGAIGPHGVQEKNITLPISMYLKKSLENRGAKVFMTRTTDVDVYGPNASGVDELGARVNVANRSNSDALVSVHINAFNNPSVGGIATYYYSKTGNDARLAQKVQSQIANTPGFNGDRGIQEGNLYVLRHSNMPAILVELGFISNPNEERVLQSPQTQEDFANRIANGIANYFGG; this is encoded by the coding sequence TTGCGTAAACTATTTTTAATGTGCCTTGCAGTCTTGATGGCGATACCTTTATTATTGACTCAAGCAAAGGCAGCTAATTTAGAAGATGCTCGATGGGTGACTAGAACAGATGCACCTGTACCATATGTTCGTATTGTTATGGACTTATCGGCACCTATAAAGGCATCTGCATCAATTAGCAAAGATGGGAAAACTACGACTGTTACTTTAAAGAATACAAAGCTAAAGACGGCTAAAGAGAACATTTCTATGGACTCAGCTATTGCTAGCTCTGCTAAACTTTCACAAGATGGCAGAGACGTTAAAGTAACAATCAAGACACCTTCATCTATTGATACTAGTGATGTAAAGGTTTTTTCCTTGAAAAAAGATACGGTTAATAAGAAACCGTATCGTATCGTTGTTGATGTTCAGAAAAAAGGTGCTGTAGCTAAGCCTGCTTACTATGGTAAAAAGCCATCTCAATCTGCGCATCCAGCAAAAAATGTACCTACAGAATCTGGTAAATACTCTACTAGTGGCGGTTTATCTGGCAAAACAATTACTATTGACCCAGGACATGGTGGTAGTGATTCTGGTGCTATTGGACCTCACGGTGTACAAGAGAAAAACATTACACTACCGATCTCTATGTATTTGAAAAAATCTCTAGAAAATCGTGGTGCTAAAGTGTTTATGACTCGTACTACCGATGTAGATGTATATGGCCCTAATGCAAGCGGTGTTGATGAATTGGGGGCTCGTGTTAACGTGGCTAACCGTAGTAATTCTGATGCGCTTGTAAGCGTTCATATCAACGCATTTAATAATCCTAGCGTTGGTGGTATTGCAACATATTACTATAGCAAAACCGGTAACGATGCTCGATTAGCACAAAAGGTACAATCTCAAATTGCTAACACACCTGGTTTCAATGGTGATCGTGGCATTCAAGAGGGTAACTTATACGTGTTGAGACATTCTAATATGCCTGCAATTCTTGTAGAGCTTGGTTTTATCTCTAACCCTAATGAGGAACGTGTGCTACAATCTCCTCAAACTCAAGAAGACTTTGCTAACCGCATTGCAAATGGTATTGCTAATTACTTTGGAGGTTAA
- the tsaB gene encoding tRNA (adenosine(37)-N6)-threonylcarbamoyltransferase complex dimerization subunit type 1 TsaB, whose product MWLGIETSSLVSSVALIDESCLIGELTIQAGLTHSEQLVPHIDMLLRASQVEKSELKGIMVSIGPGSFTGLRIGMGTAKAMAYALQISLYGVMTMDSLARNVAYTDRTICTVIDAQKKHVYAGIYKYDGNELVCKEEPFVIAANDLLDRLRASEEYVVFLGDGVKRIEKLLDESDTNLTILDISQRIPKASSLLLAGRRLVGSEESSDPMDMVPYYIRRSEAEVLWEERHKNNPEMLKQNPTVVVTEAAGVE is encoded by the coding sequence ATGTGGTTGGGGATTGAGACGAGCTCTCTCGTGTCGAGTGTGGCTTTAATAGATGAAAGTTGCCTAATTGGGGAATTGACCATTCAAGCTGGATTGACTCATTCTGAGCAGTTGGTACCTCATATTGATATGCTATTACGAGCTTCTCAAGTTGAAAAAAGTGAATTAAAAGGTATTATGGTTAGCATTGGACCTGGTTCTTTTACAGGCTTACGTATTGGTATGGGGACAGCTAAAGCTATGGCTTATGCCTTACAAATTTCTTTATATGGCGTAATGACCATGGACAGTTTAGCTCGTAATGTAGCTTATACGGACCGCACGATTTGTACCGTTATCGATGCTCAGAAAAAACATGTCTATGCAGGTATCTACAAATATGATGGTAATGAATTGGTCTGCAAAGAGGAGCCTTTTGTCATTGCTGCTAATGATTTATTAGATCGACTCCGAGCCTCTGAAGAATATGTAGTGTTCCTTGGGGATGGCGTTAAGCGAATAGAGAAGCTACTAGATGAAAGTGATACAAATTTAACGATTTTAGATATATCGCAACGTATTCCAAAAGCTAGTTCTCTATTACTAGCTGGCCGTAGATTGGTAGGCTCTGAAGAGAGTTCTGACCCTATGGATATGGTTCCTTATTATATTCGACGATCAGAAGCAGAAGTGTTATGGGAAGAACGCCATAAAAATAATCCTGAAATGTTGAAACAAAATCCTACAGTTGTAGTTACTGAGGCAGCAGGAGTCGAATAA
- a CDS encoding bifunctional ADP-dependent NAD(P)H-hydrate dehydratase/NAD(P)H-hydrate epimerase: protein MNILTTEDARFIDREVPKQLGISLEILMENAGRGIVDALWGEYDLFSLNNGRSINSFVLFICGTGNNGADGFVAARHLMEQGVPAQIVLVGDINKCSDLFALQIERCKAMGCSIDMYDEFNDWSNVAIAVEGIMGTGFTGRLREVTIDILNDIDTMRSQYNFDLWAIDVPAGLDATTGQVAEGTLTYDYTVTFGAIKQGLLLYPGKAIGGTSVVAPLGAPWQHVLGEHVRTLTIDSDLAEKIINYRIPMAHKGVNGNTLIIGGSNDMIGAPILAAEAAVHSGAGKVTLAVPKIIKQIVQSRVIPEVMVSSTETNKELFDCRQVVAMGPGLGRTREICDLVDHILDAYEGALVLDADALYALGHVGCVNKDALRDGDIESAYTVERELPYCVMTPHLGEFSRLIDLPIKWIERHYITLAREFAKAHQVILVLKGIPSIVALPDGTVYVNTIGNAGMGTGGMGDVLTGVIAGFISQGYSLQDSAVLGVYVHSRSADILNETKSWGYTPSDVSTSLGCVISELLGDYE, encoded by the coding sequence ATGAATATTTTAACTACAGAAGATGCTCGATTTATAGATCGAGAGGTTCCTAAGCAATTAGGAATCTCTTTAGAAATCCTCATGGAAAATGCTGGACGTGGTATCGTAGATGCCTTATGGGGAGAGTACGATTTATTTTCCCTGAATAATGGCCGTTCCATAAATAGTTTTGTTTTATTCATATGTGGTACGGGTAATAATGGGGCAGATGGCTTTGTAGCGGCTCGCCATTTGATGGAGCAAGGCGTACCAGCACAAATTGTACTAGTAGGAGATATAAACAAGTGTAGTGATCTTTTTGCACTGCAAATTGAGCGCTGCAAAGCTATGGGCTGTAGCATCGATATGTATGATGAATTCAATGATTGGTCCAACGTAGCCATTGCTGTGGAAGGCATCATGGGAACGGGCTTTACTGGAAGGTTAAGAGAGGTGACTATCGATATATTGAACGATATTGATACTATGCGTAGTCAGTATAATTTTGATTTGTGGGCTATTGATGTACCTGCAGGTTTGGATGCTACTACTGGTCAAGTAGCAGAAGGCACACTGACCTATGATTATACTGTTACTTTTGGGGCAATCAAACAAGGTTTGTTATTATATCCCGGAAAGGCTATAGGAGGAACCTCAGTGGTTGCTCCATTGGGGGCTCCTTGGCAGCATGTACTGGGTGAACATGTTAGAACTTTAACCATTGATTCTGATTTAGCCGAAAAAATTATCAACTATCGTATCCCAATGGCGCATAAAGGCGTCAATGGAAACACTTTAATTATTGGTGGTTCAAATGATATGATAGGAGCCCCTATTTTGGCTGCTGAAGCGGCAGTTCATAGTGGTGCTGGTAAAGTAACATTAGCTGTACCCAAAATAATTAAACAGATTGTACAAAGCCGTGTCATACCTGAGGTGATGGTTAGTTCCACAGAGACTAATAAAGAACTTTTTGATTGTCGCCAAGTTGTTGCTATGGGACCTGGTTTAGGTCGCACCCGTGAAATCTGTGATTTAGTGGATCATATTTTAGATGCTTACGAAGGAGCATTAGTACTAGATGCTGATGCTTTGTATGCATTGGGACATGTTGGTTGTGTTAATAAAGATGCTTTGCGAGATGGTGATATTGAGTCTGCATATACAGTGGAAAGAGAACTGCCATATTGTGTCATGACACCGCATTTAGGTGAATTTAGTAGACTTATTGATTTACCTATTAAATGGATTGAGCGTCATTATATCACGTTGGCTAGAGAATTTGCTAAGGCTCATCAAGTTATTCTTGTACTAAAAGGAATTCCTTCAATTGTGGCATTACCTGATGGAACAGTGTATGTAAATACTATCGGTAATGCGGGCATGGGTACTGGCGGTATGGGAGATGTGCTGACTGGTGTAATTGCTGGTTTTATAAGTCAGGGTTATTCACTACAAGATAGTGCTGTTCTCGGTGTATATGTACATAGTCGTAGTGCAGATATTCTGAATGAAACAAAGAGTTGGGGTTATACTCCGAGTGATGTCAGTACTTCTTTAGGTTGTGTTATTAGTGAATTGTTGGGAGATTATGAATGA
- the rimI gene encoding ribosomal protein S18-alanine N-acetyltransferase, translating into MEIRLATIDDAQAIYAIEQQSFSVPWSLESVLVELEGASNKLYMVICEENKIVGYAGAWLVYDEGQITNIAIIPSARGKGYGSKLTKQLIDECLMRGMKEIFLEVRISNLAALAMYRNLGFSVKGIRKDYYSEPTEDAYIMSLVSEEIE; encoded by the coding sequence ATGGAGATTCGTTTGGCTACAATAGATGATGCTCAAGCTATCTATGCTATTGAACAACAGTCTTTTTCTGTTCCTTGGAGTTTAGAATCTGTTCTCGTTGAGTTAGAAGGGGCATCAAATAAATTATATATGGTAATTTGTGAGGAGAACAAAATTGTTGGATATGCAGGTGCTTGGCTTGTATACGATGAAGGTCAAATTACGAATATCGCCATTATTCCTTCCGCACGAGGTAAGGGATACGGATCAAAACTTACAAAACAATTAATAGATGAATGTCTTATGAGAGGTATGAAAGAAATTTTCTTAGAGGTGCGCATATCTAATCTTGCAGCATTGGCTATGTATAGAAATTTAGGATTTTCTGTAAAAGGAATTCGTAAAGATTATTATTCAGAGCCTACGGAAGATGCTTATATTATGTCTCTCGTTTCAGAGGAAATAGAATGA
- a CDS encoding sensor histidine kinase yields MDIGQDILNRTPLGPLQTSLLEHISKLISFGESLTRQRIQIFTPLLETGQGERSQQCADMLCIERSDQGITTRQLKGSHTWHTMMKDGQPLIGLDDEQRQHVFPIVDNGGRIIGGISFTLSPSIKAEQYEQEYVLSDTMQRLMLTATDEQILSYEPMSYFDGLIIFDDTYKILYANDAAMKLVDILGFDRRLVGSSIFSSTLKMSAIQQVLSDRNILTNEEIYQDMVIRQHMIPIAMGRNETRCFLVLHDCTRESKQQQELLVKNSIIKEVHHRVKNNLQTVAGLLRMEARRSSLPEVKQALQEGINRIESMALVHDIVSHYDEDYIGIRSIYDELCRLLRMSMVRQDQEVTFIYSGEDILISSHMASYVSLIINELITNSLEHGLDGRNGQIHLTVTDINGSIELIFWDNGKGLPSNFSFTSNKRLGLTIINNLVAHELKGSLSIENTGTGVLVTIHMKKEA; encoded by the coding sequence GTGGATATTGGTCAAGATATTTTAAATAGAACACCATTAGGACCATTACAAACCTCATTACTTGAGCATATTAGTAAACTCATATCCTTTGGCGAGTCTTTAACTCGTCAAAGGATACAGATTTTTACACCCCTACTAGAGACAGGACAAGGTGAGAGATCACAACAATGTGCAGATATGCTATGCATAGAACGCAGTGATCAAGGGATTACTACACGTCAATTAAAAGGCAGTCATACGTGGCATACTATGATGAAAGATGGTCAGCCACTTATCGGGTTAGATGACGAGCAGCGTCAACATGTCTTTCCTATCGTAGACAACGGAGGTCGTATTATTGGGGGGATATCTTTTACATTATCACCATCTATTAAGGCAGAACAATATGAGCAAGAATACGTTTTGTCTGATACGATGCAACGTCTTATGCTGACAGCTACTGATGAACAAATATTGTCTTACGAACCCATGTCCTATTTTGATGGTTTAATTATTTTCGACGACACTTATAAAATACTGTATGCTAACGATGCAGCTATGAAGTTAGTAGATATATTAGGCTTTGACCGTCGCTTGGTTGGTTCATCAATTTTTAGCAGTACCTTAAAGATGTCCGCTATACAGCAGGTATTATCAGATAGAAATATACTTACAAATGAAGAAATCTATCAAGATATGGTAATTCGTCAGCATATGATTCCTATTGCTATGGGGCGCAATGAAACGAGGTGCTTTTTAGTTCTTCATGATTGTACTCGTGAAAGCAAACAGCAACAAGAATTATTAGTTAAAAATTCCATTATCAAAGAGGTTCATCACCGTGTAAAAAATAACTTACAAACAGTAGCAGGTTTATTGCGCATGGAGGCGAGACGCTCTAGCTTGCCAGAGGTAAAACAAGCACTCCAAGAGGGAATTAATCGCATCGAGAGTATGGCTCTAGTTCACGATATAGTATCTCATTACGATGAGGATTATATCGGTATACGATCGATTTATGATGAATTATGTCGATTGTTGCGTATGAGTATGGTGCGACAAGACCAAGAGGTTACTTTTATTTACAGTGGCGAAGACATATTAATCTCCTCTCATATGGCAAGTTATGTATCTCTTATTATTAATGAGTTGATTACAAATAGCTTAGAACATGGGTTAGACGGTAGAAATGGTCAAATTCATTTGACTGTAACGGATATAAACGGGAGTATCGAACTAATCTTTTGGGATAATGGTAAAGGATTGCCTAGCAATTTTTCTTTCACATCTAATAAACGTTTAGGTCTAACTATTATTAATAATTTAGTTGCCCACGAGTTGAAAGGTAGTTTATCCATAGAAAATACTGGTACAGGTGTATTGGTGACGATACATATGAAGAAGGAGGCATAA
- the tsaD gene encoding tRNA (adenosine(37)-N6)-threonylcarbamoyltransferase complex transferase subunit TsaD has translation MSIYTLALESSCDETSASVLKDGRTVLSNVISSQVPIHRKFGGVVPEIASRHHIEQVIPVIDQALRDANVTLQDINHIGVTYGPGLVGALLVGVAAAKGLSFATGIPLVPVHHMEGHIFANFLANPELEPPFLSLVVSGGHTMLVHVKGYEEFDVLGQTRDDAAGEAFDKIARVMGFPYPGGPHIDALAAEGNPEAIEFPKALSEPGNFEFSFSGLKSAVLNYLNSKQQKNEPINQSDVAASFQKAIVDVLVEKTKDAAHTLGESRITIAGGVSANKGLQKALEAMCVEEGFTYYKPHKILSTDNAAMIGCRAYYMAQAGKFGDLTLNAKPSVEIGYVSWKED, from the coding sequence ATGAGTATATACACATTAGCCTTGGAAAGTAGTTGTGACGAAACCTCTGCTTCTGTCCTTAAGGACGGGCGCACTGTTTTGTCTAATGTTATTTCAAGCCAAGTGCCAATACATAGAAAATTTGGTGGCGTTGTACCTGAAATTGCATCACGTCATCATATAGAACAAGTGATACCCGTAATAGACCAAGCATTACGTGATGCAAATGTGACTTTACAAGATATCAATCATATTGGTGTTACGTATGGTCCCGGTCTTGTAGGGGCCTTATTAGTTGGTGTAGCTGCTGCAAAAGGGTTATCCTTTGCTACCGGGATACCCTTGGTGCCAGTGCACCATATGGAAGGTCATATTTTTGCAAACTTTTTAGCTAATCCAGAACTGGAGCCTCCATTTTTAAGTCTCGTTGTCTCTGGTGGTCATACCATGTTAGTACATGTAAAAGGATATGAAGAATTTGATGTTCTTGGTCAAACACGAGATGACGCAGCTGGCGAGGCTTTTGATAAGATTGCACGGGTCATGGGATTCCCTTATCCAGGGGGCCCTCATATCGATGCCCTTGCCGCTGAAGGGAATCCAGAGGCTATTGAATTTCCAAAGGCTTTAAGTGAACCAGGTAATTTTGAATTTAGCTTTAGTGGTTTAAAGTCTGCCGTTTTAAACTATTTAAATAGTAAGCAACAAAAGAATGAACCTATCAATCAATCTGATGTGGCTGCATCATTCCAGAAGGCCATCGTTGATGTGTTGGTAGAAAAGACGAAAGATGCCGCACATACTTTAGGTGAAAGTCGTATTACTATTGCTGGTGGTGTATCAGCCAATAAAGGATTACAAAAGGCTTTAGAAGCTATGTGTGTAGAAGAAGGTTTTACTTATTACAAACCACATAAAATTTTGTCTACTGACAATGCGGCCATGATTGGATGCCGAGCTTATTATATGGCGCAGGCCGGTAAATTTGGCGATTTAACATTGAATGCAAAGCCTAGTGTTGAAATTGGATACGTATCTTGGAAAGAGGATTAA